In Nonlabens agnitus, the DNA window TTATTTCTCCAGGTGAAGTATTTGGTTTTGAACCTTTGGAAGAAATTGTTACATCTGACAACTTCTGTTTGTTCAATGCAAAAGGATATTCATCTGCTGCTGTTGGTAGACTTCTAAACCAATGGACATTTATCAATTTTGATAATGAGTCAAACCTATACAAACTAAGAACGAATGTCCCAGTTTCTGGTATCTTCTACAGTAAAAGTTGGAAAATGAAAGGGATAAAGACTATTCAACAGGATGTAGAGTTCAACTTTAATGGAAAAGGAATAACTGGAAAAGAAAATACTACTGCCAACATTGGCTATACGGCAATGGCGGATGAAGTGGAAGAAGGAAAGTCAGAAGTTAAATCAAAAATTTGGTCAAAACTGAAACGCATGTGGTCTTAAACCGCCACTGCGCATAGCCGAGACCGTTCAGGCCAATTGCCTGCGGCCGTAGCTCTCCGCTATGAAATTTTGATTTTAAGGCTTGAGCACCAATCAATTCGAATGTGAGTAGGGGTAAAAACTACTAATCAGCCTGAAGAGCTTCAAAATTTCAAGACCTGCCTGCCGGCAGGCTCCCAATTTACTCATGTGTCTTCCTCTCGCTCCTACCTCGCTCGTCGGAGACATAAACGGCAAAGGTGTGAAACGCCTTGATCAATAGGTAAGTGTATACTTGGCAAGGCCAAGCTTCCTCCACCAACTGGCACGAACATAGCATGAAGCGAATAAGGCACGCATTCCTCTCGCTGTGCTCGTCGGATGCAGGATGCTCCACGCGAGGCTTCTATTCAACAACATTAACTATATTCATCCATCAAAACCAATATATGGCAAGGTAACAGCCAAAGGTGAGGGAACGCCTCACACGCATTATACCTTTGCCGTTGCCAGTAATTTAAATGAACCACTTCAACCTCATATCGAGTTTAATTTTATTAGGATTAACAGTCCTTAGTATTTGGCTTCCATTTAAAGAAGGAAATAAACGAACTGGAATTATAACTGGAATTATTTTGTTCATAATTATTGCTTGGACAATTTTAGCAGAATTGGAATTTCTTGTGATTTTTATTTGGCCATTTATTTTGGCATTTCAAATCATATTTCTGACTTATTGGACTTTTAGAGTATTTAAAAGACCGAAAATCGGAAAATATGTCTCAACTTTTTTGACTTTGGGTTTCATCTTATTATGTATGTCACCTTGGATAAGTGACTGGACTTTTACCAAAAATGATGCACGAAAATTATTAGCGCAACATAATATTGAATTGAAAGACGATTTTAAAATCCTGAATAATGAAAGTGGCGGATTTATGGACTACACACACACTCTAAAAATTCAAATCTCGGATTCTGACAAATCGAGAATTGAAAAGGAAATAAGAGAATCCAAAGGGTTTTTAAAGATTGTAGATTTTAAAAATAATTTCCCTTCAGCGGACTATGAAACTTTTGAAAAATTGAATTTTGAAACGGAGAATTATCTTAATCGAGAATACTATATAAAAGAACCTATGGAAGATGGAACTATTCACTTTCATTTTCAACTTTCAAAGACAGAAAACGAATTACAATATATAGGAACTGATGAATAAAAAACTACTGGCAACACCGTATATAATTTATTGCTAGTTCTAGCCTACTTACGAAAATCCTCTCGGATTTTCGCTTTGATAAGAAGAGCAATTAAAACCCATCCAGCACGCATTCCTCTTTTCATACATAGCAATGCCATATGTACCACATGAGTCACCATTTGAGAAAATCGCCTTACACCGTCAATTCAAAGCAGTCAAACATTCAAGTACAAGTAAACAATTACTCCATTTGAACAAAATTTGGTTCCCAATCACGCTGTCATTTAACAAACAGCGTGTTAAGCTGTTAAGTCTTTCTTAATCCAGCTGGTTATCATGGGATTAGTTTGGGTTTGGCCATTGCATTTTTCACCTTTACCACTCACACAAAAAAGTGAATTATTATGAGTCAAGTACAAGCAAACGATACGGTAAAAGTTCATTACACGGGTAAATTGAAAAATGACGGTCGTGTTTTTGATACATCAGAAAATAGAGAACCTTTAGAAGCAAAATTGGGCCAGAACCAATTGATTCCAGGTTTTGAAAAAGGACTGACTGGAATGAAAGTGAATGAGAAAAAAACAATTGAAATCCCTATGGCTGAAGCCTACGGTGATGTTCAAAAAGAATTGTTCCATAAAGTTGAACGCAATCAACTGCCAGAAGAAATCAAACCAGAAGTAGGAATGGGATTGATGGCAAAAAATCCAGATGGGTCTGAGCGTCAATTGCGCGTTGCAGATGTGAAGGATGATTTTATCATTGTAGATGCCAATCACCCACTTGCCGGACAAGACCTAGTATTTGAACTAGAAGTTGTCGGTATCAACTAGAAGTTGGATCTCAATTGAGATTTGAATAAAAAATCCCTTCTGTATAAACTACAGAAGGGATTTTTCTTTGGTCCTCAATCAGCACGGTTTTATCAATACTCGTGATGAAAAGATTATCTGATATCAAAATCTAAAACTTCAGGATTGAACTGAAATCACCTATGTGGTAGTATGGATGGCTAGATCTTATTCTAGCATGTCTTCGTCGCCAGCAGTCTTTGTACCTTATAAACATCTACTGCCTTTGAGAATTTCTTACTTACACTGGGCAAGTTCTCGCTTGAGATCCAGATTTTAAGTTCTGCATCACGGTCAAAGGTCCCAGCAGTCTCCAGTGAGAATCTTGAGATGCTTTTGTAAGGCATGGACTTCATGTCCATTTTTTTTCCCGTGAGCCCTTGTTTGTCAATCAAGATCAAGCGCTTTGTGGTAAACAGGAATACATCTCTAAAAAGGACAAATCCCATTTCAATAGTTTCGCCTTCAATAAGGAGATGTCCATATTCTTTCAACAATTCTTCTGCAGTAACTTCTCCTGCATTACCTAACATTTTATCTATAAAACTCATGTGCTATTACCTAGTTATTGATTTGTAATAAAAATAGAAATAGTTAGCAGCAAGCATGGTATAATGGTGTTAAAGAATGTCGTCCGATTCATAAATTAAAAAAGCCACTTCCCAAAAGGAAAGTGGCTCGTTTATTAGTATTTAAAAAACTTATGCGGTTTCTTTCTCCTTCATAGAGCTCGTTGCCAGAGCATAAATTACTAGACCAAAACCGATTTTGTTAATGGCATCTCCTATGTTGTACACCACATCCATAGACTCTTGAGCCGCCTTAGGATCTTCTACTAACTGTAGACCGAATAAACCACCTTCAGTTCCTAAAATGTATCCTAGTGGATAGATCGCCCATCCAACAAGAACGAACCAACAAAGTATTTTGTGCGCTTTTAAGACGGACCCACCTGCAGATACGGCAAGTTTCTTAGCCTCACCAAACCAGATGATGTAAACGATCACAAAGTATGCGATACCTGAGATCAATCCCCAAACCCATTGCGCTGTCGGGTTTCCTAAAGCTACAACCTCGCCAAAGTATCCTGTTACCAGCATGACTACAGATAGGAAAATCAACTTCCACATCAAGCCTACTTTTGCACCAGCTACCTTTAAAATAAGATAAAACTCCACACACATAAGTGGCACGGTCAATACCCAGTCAACGTATCTAAAAAACGTTGGAGACTCGTCAAATGAGGAATAATAATCTCTCATGTAGAAGTAATGCACTGCTGCAATAAAGGTTATCAAACCAGAAACTAACACAGATGTTCTCCATTTAGTATTGAAATTACTCAATGACAAAAAGAAGAATGCGCTGGCGGCCATCATGGCCATACTACCTACAAAAAAGGTAAAACCAACATAATCGTCGGTAGCCATTTGCGCTACGTCCAAACTTAAAAGTAAAGATTTCATAAAATAATAGTTTTGTTGTTATTTGGTTAATGTCGTCGTTAGCAATTAAAGCTAACGCCGTTTTGTTGAAAAAAGATAATTTTTTAGAAATTATTAATTATTCAGGATTAAGATACTGTATAAATCACGATAATCTAAACTTACACCCTGTTTTCCTACAAATACCATAAACAACCATATCTGTTCTATGATATAGCAGATTATTTTCTTGAAGCAAGATCTCGCTTTCGCGAAAGCGAACACACCCATTGCCATATCTAGTAGATTAACATTGTAAAACCTTGAACGCCATGCAACGAAATTCTATCTTTGCTATCTTCAAAAACGAGTATAGAATATGTTTGATAATTTAACGGATAAGCTGGACAAAGCGATGCACGTCCTTAAGGGACACGGTAGCATCACAGAAGTCAACGTTGCAGATACACTAAAAGAAATACGTCGCGCACTCGTAGATGCCGATGTCAATTATAAAATTGCCAAAGAATTTACCGCAACGGCAAAGCAAAAGGCACTAGGTCAAGGCGTTCTCACAACCCTCAAACCGGGACAGCTGCTTACTAAAATTGTCAAGGACGAGTTAACAGAACTAATGGGCGGCTCTGTAGAGGGCATCAATCTTTCTGGTAACCCTAGCATCATCTTGATGTCTGGTCTACAAGGTTCTGGTAAAACGACCTTTTCTGGTAAACTGGCTAACTTCCTTAAAACCAAAAAGAGTAAAAAACCTTTGTTGGTTGCCTGCGATATCTATCGTCCTGCGGCGATCGACCAGCTGCACGTTGTAGGTGAACAAATAGGTGTTGAAGTATTTTCCAATCGTGATGAGAAAGATCCTGTAAAGATCTCTCAAGCCGCGATCGCCTATGCCAAGCAAAACGGATTTAATGCGGTGATTATAGATACCGCTGGTCGACTTGCCATTGATGAGCAAATGATGACTGAGATTGCAGACGTTCATGCTGCGGTCAAACCACACGAGACCTTATTTGTAGTAGATTCCATGACGGGTCAGGATGCGGTCAATACGGCCAAGGCCTTTAACGAGCGCCTAAATTTTGATGGTGTCGTCTTAACTAAGCTTGATGGTGATACTCGCGGTGGTGCGGCCTTGTCGATCAAGTCTGTCGTGGACAAGCCTATCAAGTTTATTGGTACTGGTGAGAAAATGGAAGCGATCGATGTGTTCTATCCAGAACGTATGGCAGATCGTATTCTGGGAATGGGTGATGTCGTATCACTGGTAGAGCGTGCCCAAGAGCAGTTTGATGAAGAGGAAGCCCGCAAGCTGAGTAAGAAGATTGCTAAAAATCAATTCGGGTTTGATGATTTCTTGAACCAGATCCAGCAGATCAAGAAAATGGGAAACATGAAGGATCTCATGGGAATGATTCCTGGCGCTGGTAAAATGTTGAAAGATGTGGATATTGACGATGATGCCTTTAAAGGTATTGAAGCCATTATCCATTCCATGACCGTGCAGGAAAGAACACAGCCACAAGTCATCAACGGCTCCCGTAAAAAACGCATTGCTGCCGGTAGTGGTACGTCAGTAACAGAGGTCAATCAGCTGTTAAAACAATTTGACCAGATGAGTAAAATGATGAAGATGATGCAAGGCGGCAAAGGCAAGGCGATGATGCAGGCCATGAGTAAAATGAGGTAATTCCAGTAAATTTTAAAAAAGATCCAATGATTATTCTTGACGGTAAAAAAACTTCAAATGATATAAAGGACGAGATCACAGAGATCGTCCAGGAAATGAAGAACAATGGTGAGAAGGTACCACACCTGGCCGCGGTAATTGTTGGAAACGATGGTGCGAGTTTGACTTATGTAGGTTCAAAAGTTCGCGCTTGTGAGCGTGTAGGTTTTGAAAGTACCATGGTACGCATGCCCAACACCACTAGTGAAACGGAATTACTGCGTGAGATCCATAAACTGAACAACAATCCAGACATCGACGGCTTTATCGTCCAGTTGCCATTACCCAAGCAAATCGATACCCAAAAA includes these proteins:
- a CDS encoding FKBP-type peptidyl-prolyl cis-trans isomerase; the protein is MSQVQANDTVKVHYTGKLKNDGRVFDTSENREPLEAKLGQNQLIPGFEKGLTGMKVNEKKTIEIPMAEAYGDVQKELFHKVERNQLPEEIKPEVGMGLMAKNPDGSERQLRVADVKDDFIIVDANHPLAGQDLVFELEVVGIN
- a CDS encoding PH domain-containing protein, with protein sequence MSFIDKMLGNAGEVTAEELLKEYGHLLIEGETIEMGFVLFRDVFLFTTKRLILIDKQGLTGKKMDMKSMPYKSISRFSLETAGTFDRDAELKIWISSENLPSVSKKFSKAVDVYKVQRLLATKTC
- a CDS encoding bacteriorhodopsin-like, translating into MKSLLLSLDVAQMATDDYVGFTFFVGSMAMMAASAFFFLSLSNFNTKWRTSVLVSGLITFIAAVHYFYMRDYYSSFDESPTFFRYVDWVLTVPLMCVEFYLILKVAGAKVGLMWKLIFLSVVMLVTGYFGEVVALGNPTAQWVWGLISGIAYFVIVYIIWFGEAKKLAVSAGGSVLKAHKILCWFVLVGWAIYPLGYILGTEGGLFGLQLVEDPKAAQESMDVVYNIGDAINKIGFGLVIYALATSSMKEKETA
- the ffh gene encoding signal recognition particle protein, translating into MFDNLTDKLDKAMHVLKGHGSITEVNVADTLKEIRRALVDADVNYKIAKEFTATAKQKALGQGVLTTLKPGQLLTKIVKDELTELMGGSVEGINLSGNPSIILMSGLQGSGKTTFSGKLANFLKTKKSKKPLLVACDIYRPAAIDQLHVVGEQIGVEVFSNRDEKDPVKISQAAIAYAKQNGFNAVIIDTAGRLAIDEQMMTEIADVHAAVKPHETLFVVDSMTGQDAVNTAKAFNERLNFDGVVLTKLDGDTRGGAALSIKSVVDKPIKFIGTGEKMEAIDVFYPERMADRILGMGDVVSLVERAQEQFDEEEARKLSKKIAKNQFGFDDFLNQIQQIKKMGNMKDLMGMIPGAGKMLKDVDIDDDAFKGIEAIIHSMTVQERTQPQVINGSRKKRIAAGSGTSVTEVNQLLKQFDQMSKMMKMMQGGKGKAMMQAMSKMR